Genomic DNA from Pigmentiphaga litoralis:
GGTAGTGTCCGGGTTCGAACGTAACGCTGCCGAAGTACACGGGAATGTCGACGATCCCGTCGCCGCGTTTGGCGCTGCGGCGTGGATTGGTGCCCAGCGCCTTGACGCCAATGGCCAGGCTGTCGATCAGCATCGAATCGCGGATCGCGCCATACACGACCACCCCGGCCCAGCCGCTGTCGACGCCGCTGCCGGCCAGCATGTCACCCATCAGTGCACTGCGCATCGACCCGCCCCCGTCCACCACCAGCACTTCGCCTTTTGACGGCTGCGCCAGCGTCTGCCTGATCAGGCCGATGTCTTCCAGCGTGCGCAAGGTGCGGATGCGGCCTTCAAAGATGCGGTGCTTGCCGAAGCTGCGGAACTGGATATCGCACGACGCGGCGTGGGGGTACATGTCGGTGATATCGCTGGTAC
This window encodes:
- the rraA gene encoding ribonuclease E activity regulator RraA → MSSSARTSDITDMYPHAASCDIQFRSFGKHRIFEGRIRTLRTLEDIGLIRQTLAQPSKGEVLVVDGGGSMRSALMGDMLAGSGVDSGWAGVVVYGAIRDSMLIDSLAIGVKALGTNPRRSAKRGDGIVDIPVYFGSVTFEPGHYLYSDEDGIVVLPSPADL